Sequence from the candidate division WOR-3 bacterium genome:
AGAGGCCATCGGCTCCGATTGACTCGACCGTGCTCTTTGTGGTCGTGACCCTCGTCCTCATCGGGGTGACACTGGTCTACGCGACGACCTGCCACAAGGGCATCGCCTTCCTGACATCACAGGGACTGAGGGCGGCCACCGGCTTCCTGGTACTGTTGCTGGGAGCGAAGTTGCGTTACACCCTGTGGAACGGCAAGGCCAAGTGGGTTGTGCTTACTGTCTCCGTCGCCGCGCTGGTGCTTACCCTCGTGGTTGGGTTCATGTTCAAGGACGCCCAGCGCTGGATGCGGATCGGGCCGTTCACTTTCCAGCCGGCCGAGTTTGCCAAGTATGGGCTGCTCGTCTGGCTGGCCGGCTACTTTGACTCGTTGAAGGAACTCGGCAAGGAGCACCACGTTCTGTGGGGGTTCCTGCTGCCCCTGGCGGTCGTTTTGGGCGTCGTCGGTCTGACACTGCTGCAGCCGGCCGTGGGCACGAGTTTCATCATTGCCTTCGGGAGTCTGGCGCTGTTCGTGGTCATGGGCGTGAAGTGGTCACGTCTTCTGATCACGGTGGCGGTCGGAGTCGCGCTCTTCATTCTCGCTGTAACCTGCATTCCGCACGCTCGTGACCGGCTGGCCAGGTTCCGGGCCGGAAGGCATCGCCAGCAGGAGCAGTCGCTGATTGCCATCGGCTCGGGGGGGCCCTTTGGCCGCGGCCTGGGCGAGAGTCGCCAGAAGTTCCAGTTCCTGCCGAAGATGTACAACGACTTCATCTTTGCCGAAATCGGCGAGGAGTTCGGGTTCATCGGCAGCGTCGCAGTCTGCCTGCTCTACCTCATACTTTTCCTCTACGGGATGAGGATCAGCAGCGAGGCGCGGACCCCGTTTGGGCAGAACCTCGCCGCGGGTGTCTCGATCACCATCTTTCTCTACGCGATTGTCCACATCGCCGTTGCCCTGGGTCTGATTCCTACCACCGGTCAACCGCTTCCCTTCATCTCTTCAGGTGGGTCCGCGCTGCTCTCGAACCTGTCCGCCATCGG
This genomic interval carries:
- a CDS encoding cell division protein FtsW, which translates into the protein MVSRASTSSGTLRPAVRPSGRKCRGLTSYRLASGVSVGQWQGARRPERPSAPIDSTVLFVVVTLVLIGVTLVYATTCHKGIAFLTSQGLRAATGFLVLLLGAKLRYTLWNGKAKWVVLTVSVAALVLTLVVGFMFKDAQRWMRIGPFTFQPAEFAKYGLLVWLAGYFDSLKELGKEHHVLWGFLLPLAVVLGVVGLTLLQPAVGTSFIIAFGSLALFVVMGVKWSRLLITVAVGVALFILAVTCIPHARDRLARFRAGRHRQQEQSLIAIGSGGPFGRGLGESRQKFQFLPKMYNDFIFAEIGEEFGFIGSVAVCLLYLILFLYGMRISSEARTPFGQNLAAGVSITIFLYAIVHIAVALGLIPTTGQPLPFISSGGSALLSNLSAIGLLLNISRYRRNRVAVDLPPPSRSSVLRFGPASAPARHKVLVLGRFGGRV